A stretch of DNA from Bacteroidota bacterium:
AATATTCTTTCACTGAAAAGGATTTTAAGAAAGTGGAAGATAAAATGTTGGAATTTGCCCGTGAAAAAGCACAATTCAAACTGCATAACGTAAGCAAAGTTGAAGCGTTAAAAAAATATGAAAAAGAAGGCAACCAATACAAGGTAGAATTAATCGAAAACCTTGTAGATGGGGCTATATCTTTCTGCGATCATGGTAATTTTACTGACCTTTGTAGAGGTGGACACATCCCTAATACAGGAATAATTAAAGCAGTAAAAGTAATGAGTGTTGCCGGTGCTTACTGGCGTGGCGACGAAAACAAAGAACAGCTTACTCGTGTTTATGGTATATCTTTCCCAAAGCAAAAATTACTGAAAGAATATTTAGAGAAACTTGAAGAAGCCAAGAAACGTGATCACCGTAAATTAGGAAAAGAACTTAAGTTGTTTACTTTCTCTCAAAGAGTTGGACAAGGTCTTCCATTATGGTTACCAAAAGGTGCTGCTTTAAGAGAAAGACTTGAAAGCTTCCTCAAAAAAGCTCAGAAAACTGCCGGATACGATCAGGTTATTTCTCCACACATCGGAGATAAAGCTTTATATGAAACATCGGGACACTATGCTAAATATGGTGCTGATTCGTTCCAGCCAATAAATACTCCAAACGAAGGTGAAGAATATTTATTGAAACCTATGAACTGCCCTCACCACTGTGAGATGTATAAAGCTGAACCGTGGTCGTACAAAGATCTGCCTATTCGCTATGCCGAATTTGGTACGGTTTACCGCTACGAACAGTCAGGAGAATTACACGGGCTTACCCGTGTTAGAAGTTTTACTCAGGATGATGCACATATTTTCTGTACACCTGATCAGCTTAATGAAGAGTTCAAAGCTGTTATTGATCTTGTGAAGTATGTATTCTCATCCTTAGGGTTTGAAGATTTCACAGCTCAAATATCGCTTAGAGACAAAGAAGATAAAAGCAAATATATAGGATCGGACGAAAACTGGGAAAAAGCCGAAAATGCTATTATCGAAGCTACTAAAGAAAAAGGGCTGGAAACTACTATAGAATATGGTGAAGCCGCATTCTATGGACCAAAACTTGACTTTATGGTAAGAGATGCAATCGGTCGTAGCTGGCAGCTTGGAACTATTCAGGTTGACTACAATTTACCGGAACGTTTTGAACTGACATATAAAGGATCTGACGACAAGGATCACCGCCCTGTTATGATACATCGCGCTCCTTTTGGGTCTATGGAACGATTTATTGCTATTTTGATAGAACACACAGGGGGTAATTTTCCTCTTTGGTTAACTCCTGAACAGGCTATTATACTGCCAATCAGTGAGAAATATCATAATTATGCCAAAAAAGTTTCACAAGTCCTGGAAAATTCCGAAATTCGCACGCTCATTGACGAGAGAGCTGAAAAAATTGGAAGAAAGATTCGCGATGCGGAAATTTCAAAAATCCCGTTCATGATCATTGTTGGAGAAAACGAAGAGAAAGAATTAAAACTTTCTGTCAGAAAACATGGTCATGGAGATTTAGGAAGCTTTACAACTAAAGAATTTACTACCTTGGTTAACGAGGAAATAAATAATACTTTAAAACAATTTAACTAATTATTAATTAAAATTTTAGAGCCCTGGCTATAAGAAGAAAAGGAGGACGTCGCCCTCTAAGAGTAATTAAAGAGAACCCACATAGAATTAACCGTGAAATAAGAATTCCGGAAATCAGATTGGTGGGCGAAAACGTTGAGATTGGTGTTTATCAAACTCGCGATGCTTTAAAGATTGCACAAGAGCAAGAATTAGACTTAGTAGAGATTTCGCCAAAAGCGGTTCCTCCGGTATGTAAAATTATCGATTACAAAAAGTTCTTGTACGATCAGAAAAAGAAACAAAAAGAACTCAAGTCAAAAGCTTCTAAAGTAGTAATCAAAGAGATTCGTTTTGGTCCGCAAACCGATGATCACGATTACGAATTTAAGAAAAAGCACGCTGAAAAGTTCTTAAAAGACGGAGCTAAATTAAAAGCTTTTGTATTCTTTAAAGGTCGTTCAATTATATTCAAAGAACAAGGTCAAATATTGTTGTTAAAATTAGCTCAGGACCTTGAAGAGTTTGGAAAAGTTGAACAAATGCCAAGACTTGAAGGAAAGCGTATGACAATGTTCATTGCGCCAAAGAAAAAGTAAAGACACCGTTCACGCTTATAGCGTAACGAGTTTTTAAATAGTAGGTAGGATAGCTATTAAAAACTGAAGAAGATGCCAAAATTGAAAACAAAATCTAGTGCTAAGAAACGTTTTAAGTTGACAGGTACTGGAAAATTGAAAAGAAAACACGCTTTTAAAAGTCACATCTTAACTAAGAAGACTAAAAAGCAAAAGAGAAACCTTACACAAGCAGGTTTAGTTCATAAATCTGATGAAGCAAACATCAGACAACAACTAAACTTATCTTAATCAGCTTAATTGTTGATTAATTTAGCTTAACCTGAAAAGGTTCGGTAATTTTATTAACCATGTAGCGGTGCAAATAACAAAGTGCGGTTTAGTCCGTCGCCCTCTACAAAAATAAATTAGGAAAATATGCCTAGATCAGTAAACGCAGTAGCTTCGAGAGCCAGAAGAAAAAGAGTCTTGAAGCAAGCCAAAGGATACTTTGGAAGAAGAAAAAATGTTTGGACAGTAGCAAAAAATGCTGTTGAAAAA
This window harbors:
- the infC gene encoding translation initiation factor IF-3; this encodes MKENPHRINREIRIPEIRLVGENVEIGVYQTRDALKIAQEQELDLVEISPKAVPPVCKIIDYKKFLYDQKKKQKELKSKASKVVIKEIRFGPQTDDHDYEFKKKHAEKFLKDGAKLKAFVFFKGRSIIFKEQGQILLLKLAQDLEEFGKVEQMPRLEGKRMTMFIAPKKK
- the thrS gene encoding threonine--tRNA ligase, which gives rise to MIKITLPDGSVKEFEQGVTPFDVANSISSGLARNVISAKVNDVIVETTTPINTDATLTLFTFESKEGKDAFWHSSAHILAQTLEFFYPGIKLTIGPSIENGFYYDVDFGEYSFTEKDFKKVEDKMLEFAREKAQFKLHNVSKVEALKKYEKEGNQYKVELIENLVDGAISFCDHGNFTDLCRGGHIPNTGIIKAVKVMSVAGAYWRGDENKEQLTRVYGISFPKQKLLKEYLEKLEEAKKRDHRKLGKELKLFTFSQRVGQGLPLWLPKGAALRERLESFLKKAQKTAGYDQVISPHIGDKALYETSGHYAKYGADSFQPINTPNEGEEYLLKPMNCPHHCEMYKAEPWSYKDLPIRYAEFGTVYRYEQSGELHGLTRVRSFTQDDAHIFCTPDQLNEEFKAVIDLVKYVFSSLGFEDFTAQISLRDKEDKSKYIGSDENWEKAENAIIEATKEKGLETTIEYGEAAFYGPKLDFMVRDAIGRSWQLGTIQVDYNLPERFELTYKGSDDKDHRPVMIHRAPFGSMERFIAILIEHTGGNFPLWLTPEQAIILPISEKYHNYAKKVSQVLENSEIRTLIDERAEKIGRKIRDAEISKIPFMIIVGENEEKELKLSVRKHGHGDLGSFTTKEFTTLVNEEINNTLKQFN
- the rpmI gene encoding 50S ribosomal protein L35, which translates into the protein MPKLKTKSSAKKRFKLTGTGKLKRKHAFKSHILTKKTKKQKRNLTQAGLVHKSDEANIRQQLNLS